Below is a genomic region from Neorhizobium galegae.
GAAATGCTCTGAAAACCAATGCCCGCAGGACGGGCCAACAGGTGGCTTATGACAACCATTATTACTGTTCGGAAAGGCGGCAAGGTCATCATGGCCGGCGACGGCCAGGTGAGCCTCGGCCAGACGGTGATGAAGGGCAATGCCCGCAAGGTGCGCCGCATCGGCAAGGGCGAGGTGATCGCCGGTTTTGCTGGCGCGACGGCTGATGCGTTCACGCTGCTCGACCGGCTTGAAAAGAAGCTCGAACAATATCCGGGCCAGCTGATGCGCGCCGCCGTCGAGCTCGCCAAGGACTGGCGCACGGACAAGTACCTGCGCAATCTCGAAGCGATGATGCTGGTCGCCGACAAGTCGACGACGCTGGCGATCACCGGCAATGGCGACGTGCTCGAACCGGAGCACGGAACGATCGCGATCGGCTCCGGCGGCAACTATGCCTATGCCGCCGCCCGCGCGATGATGGATACGGACAAGTCGGCCGAGGAGATCGCCCGCAAGGCGCTCGATATCGCCGCCGATATCTGCGTCTATACCAACCACAACCTGGTCATCGAAACGCTGGACGCCGATGGCTGAAGGCGCGCCCCGCTACTCGTTTCGTGATGTCACCCGTGAGGATTTTTCTCTCTTGGCGACGTGGCTCGCCGAGCCGCATATCGCGAAATGGTGGGGTAAGGTCGACGAGGAACTGGCGAGCATCGAATATTCGATGACGAGCGTCGAGACCCGGCCGATGATCGCGGAACTGGACGGCAGGCCGATCGCCTATCTCCAGTACTACGATCCGCATCTCGAAGAGGATCATCCCTATCAGGATCAGCCGAAGGGCACGCTTGGCATCGACATCTCGATCGGCAATGCTGAGCTTGTCGGCATCGGCCATGGCAGCGCGACTATCCGCCAGCTGACCTCTGAACTTTTCGAGAACGGCGCGAAAAGGATCGTCATCGATCCGGATCCGGAAAATGCCCAGGCGATCCGCGCCTATGAAAAGGCCGGCTTCCGCTACGTCGACAGCAGGACATCCATTTACGGTCCGGCCCATTTCATGGCGCTGGACGCACCAGAAGAAACGGATTTGACATGAGTAACTTTTCACCCCGGGAAATCGTCTCTGAGCTGGATCGGCACATCATCGGCCAGCACGACGCCAAGCGCGCGGTGGCGATTGCGCTCCGCAATCGCTGGCGCCGCCACCAGCTCGACGAGAGCCTGCGCGACGAAGTGATGCCGAAGAACATCCTGATGATCGGCCCGACCGGCGTCGGCAAGACGGAGATATCGCGTCGCCTGGCGAAGCTCGCCGGCGCGCCCTTCATCAAGGTCGAGGCCACCAAGTTCACCGAAGTCGGTTATGTCGGCCGCGATGTCGAGCAGATCATCCGCGATCTTGTCGAAATCGGCATCGGCCTCGTGCGCGACAAGATGCGCGCCGACGTACAGGCCAAGGCCCATATGAGCGCCGAGGAACGCGTGCTCGATGCCCTGGTGGGCTCCACTGCCTCGCCGGCTACCCGAGACAGCTTCCGCAAGAAGCTGCGCGACGGCGAGATGGATGACAAGGAAATCGACATCGAAGTGGCCGACAGTGGCTCCGGCATGCCCGGTTTCGAGATTCCCGGCATGCCAGGCGCCAATATCGGCGTGCTGAACCTGTCGGAAATGTTCGGCAAGGCGATGGGCGGCCGCACCAAGAAGGTCCGCACCACCGTCAAGAAATCCTATGGCGAGCTGATCCGCGACGAATCCGACAAGCTGATCGACAACGAGGTCATTCAGCGCGAGGCTGTCCGCTCGGTCGAAAACGACGGCATCGTCTTCCTCGACGAGATCGACAAGATCGCCGCCCGCGACGGCGGAATGGGCGCCGGTGTGTCCCGCGAAGGCGTGCAGCGCGACCTGCTGCCGCTGGTCGAAGGCACCACGGTGTCGACCAAATACGGGCCGGTGAAGACCGATCACATCCTCTTCATCGCTTCGGGCGCCTTCCACGTCTCCAAGCCCTCCGACCTTCTGCCGGAGCTTCAGGGTCGCCTGCCGATCCGCGTCGAATTGAGGCCGCTCACCAAGGAAGACTTCCGCCGCATCCTGACGGAAACCGAGGCGAGCCTTATCCGCCAGTACAAGGCGCTGATGGAAACGGAAGAGCTGACGCTCGACTTCACTGAGGATGCGATCGACGCTCTGGCGGATGTCGCCGTGCACCTCAACTCCTCGGTCGAGAATATCGGCGCCCGCCGGCTGCAGACCGTGATGGAACGGGTGCTCGACGAAATCTCGTTCAATGCCCCGGATCAGGGTGGCACCGCCGTCACGATCGATGCGGAATACGTCAAGAAGCATGTCGGCGATCTTGCCGCCGACACCGATCTGTCGCGCTACATTCTCTGAGTGCGCAATCGTGGCAGCCGGGCAACGTCCGGCTGCTCATTTCCGAGCACTGACGGGATTTTGATCGCCCCCGTCTCGACACGGTCCTTGCGCCTCGCGTAAGGGAAGCGCGTTTTCATGGAAATGTCCGGCGCTTGAGTGAGTCGGTCTGGAATGGCTTTAAGCATCCGGTGCCGGAGATCGGCATAGTCGAAGTCCTGGGACACGCAAATCTTGAAACGCATCCTTCTGGCCCTGATCCTTGTCGTCGCAACGTCCGCGGCCTCTTCCGCGTTCGCAGGCGGCCTCACCATGGTTCCCGAAGGAAATCGCCACGCGGAACAGCCGAAGGTTCCGGGTGCCTCGGTACGCCGGACTCGCGCCGGCCGCACGACCTTCGATGACAAATACGAGAAAATCCGCGACCTGCTGGCTTCCGACAAGAAGCTGATCGGCAAGATCAAGTCGACGGCCGCCGATTACGGCATCGATCCGATCCACATGATCGGCGCGATCGTCGGCGAGCACACCTACAATGTCGATGCCTATGACCGGCTGCAGACCTATTACGTCAAGGCGGCCGCCTATGCCGGCAACAGTTTCCGTTTCGGCTACGGCGACGAGAGCATCCAGCAGTTC
It encodes:
- the hslV gene encoding ATP-dependent protease subunit HslV, whose product is MTTIITVRKGGKVIMAGDGQVSLGQTVMKGNARKVRRIGKGEVIAGFAGATADAFTLLDRLEKKLEQYPGQLMRAAVELAKDWRTDKYLRNLEAMMLVADKSTTLAITGNGDVLEPEHGTIAIGSGGNYAYAAARAMMDTDKSAEEIARKALDIAADICVYTNHNLVIETLDADG
- a CDS encoding GNAT family N-acetyltransferase, translating into MAEGAPRYSFRDVTREDFSLLATWLAEPHIAKWWGKVDEELASIEYSMTSVETRPMIAELDGRPIAYLQYYDPHLEEDHPYQDQPKGTLGIDISIGNAELVGIGHGSATIRQLTSELFENGAKRIVIDPDPENAQAIRAYEKAGFRYVDSRTSIYGPAHFMALDAPEETDLT
- the hslU gene encoding ATP-dependent protease ATPase subunit HslU, whose product is MSNFSPREIVSELDRHIIGQHDAKRAVAIALRNRWRRHQLDESLRDEVMPKNILMIGPTGVGKTEISRRLAKLAGAPFIKVEATKFTEVGYVGRDVEQIIRDLVEIGIGLVRDKMRADVQAKAHMSAEERVLDALVGSTASPATRDSFRKKLRDGEMDDKEIDIEVADSGSGMPGFEIPGMPGANIGVLNLSEMFGKAMGGRTKKVRTTVKKSYGELIRDESDKLIDNEVIQREAVRSVENDGIVFLDEIDKIAARDGGMGAGVSREGVQRDLLPLVEGTTVSTKYGPVKTDHILFIASGAFHVSKPSDLLPELQGRLPIRVELRPLTKEDFRRILTETEASLIRQYKALMETEELTLDFTEDAIDALADVAVHLNSSVENIGARRLQTVMERVLDEISFNAPDQGGTAVTIDAEYVKKHVGDLAADTDLSRYIL